GTTTAGGAAATAGGCCATGTCGTCGCTGGCGCTGGCGATCACCTGATCAAGCGTGTTCTGTGCGCCAACCGTCTCAGCAGCGGCGCGCCGCACCAGATGGCACATCTCTTCGTCGCTGACACACGGCGGGCAGCCCTCAAGAAGCTCGAAGCTGGCGGTGGCGCGCACACTCGCCGCGACCTGCCGGGCCAGTTCCTCGATGCGTCTGGTCAGATGGGTACGCACCTCCTCGTCGAAGGTGCGGAACGTGCCTTCCAGCACGACTTCATCGGCGATCACGTTGCGGGCAGTGCCGCCGTGAAAACTGCCGATGGTGATGACGGCTGGCTGGAATGGCGACACTTCGCGGCTGACGAGCGACTGAAGGGCGACGATAATCTCGGAAGCGGCCAGAATAGGATCAACCGACAGGTGCGGCATCGCGCCATGTCCGGCGCGCCCGCACACGCGAATATTGAAGCTGTCGGCGCTGGCAAGCCCCGCGCCGCTGCGTACCACGATCTGGCCGACGGGTAAACGACTGGCGATGTGCAAGCCGATCACGGCGTCCACGTCGGGATTTTTCAGCGCGCCATCGGCGATCATGGGCTGCGCGCCGCTGATCCGCTCTTCGGCTGGCTGGAAGAGAAAGGTCACGTTGCCGCGCAGTTCGTCCCGATGCGCGGCCAGCAGGTCAGCGAGCGTGAGCGCGATGGCGGCGTGAGTATCGTGGCCGCAGGCGTGCATCTTGCCAGGCGTTTTGGACTTGAAGGGCAGCTCGTTCTCTTCCTGCACCGGCAGGGCGTCAATGTCGGCGCGAATGGCGAGCGTCTTGCCGGGCTGGCCGCCGCGCAGCACGCCGACCACGCCGGTTTTGGCAATGCCGGCACGCACCTCCAAACCGCTGGCGCGCAGACGCTCGGCAATGATGCCAGCGGTGCGCGTCTCCTCGAAGGCTAATTCGGGATGCTGGTGAAAGTCGCGGCGCAGGTCGATCAGGGCGCTGTGGCGCTGAGCGACCTCTTGTTTAATATCCATGGAAATGCTGCTCCTTTACGAAGATGCTCATACGAAGACCAAAGACAAGGGAAGATGATACAGGGCAGACGCTCTTAGCGGGTTGCCGTTTCGGTAATCGCCACCACGCGCCCGCCAGTCATGGCCTGCAAGTCGGCTGGCGTCAGTTGAAAGACGGCGCGCGGCGTTCCGGCGGCAGCCCACAGCGTTGGGTACTGCATGAGCGTTTCGTCAATGAACGCGGCGACTCGCTCACGATGCCCCAGCGGCGGCACGCCGCCTACCGCAAATCCGGTGTGCTGGCGCACAAAGTCGGCGTCAGCTTTCTCGATGGGTTCGCCGACGAGTTCGCTCAACTGCCGCTCATCCACGCGGTTTGGGCCGCTCGCCAGCGCCAGAACTGGCGTCT
This genomic window from Ktedonobacterales bacterium contains:
- a CDS encoding M20 family metallopeptidase; protein product: MDIKQEVAQRHSALIDLRRDFHQHPELAFEETRTAGIIAERLRASGLEVRAGIAKTGVVGVLRGGQPGKTLAIRADIDALPVQEENELPFKSKTPGKMHACGHDTHAAIALTLADLLAAHRDELRGNVTFLFQPAEERISGAQPMIADGALKNPDVDAVIGLHIASRLPVGQIVVRSGAGLASADSFNIRVCGRAGHGAMPHLSVDPILAASEIIVALQSLVSREVSPFQPAVITIGSFHGGTARNVIADEVVLEGTFRTFDEEVRTHLTRRIEELARQVAASVRATASFELLEGCPPCVSDEEMCHLVRRAAAETVGAQNTLDQVIASASDDMAYFLNAVPGCYFSLGAQDSAYEDSPHHSPRFRIDEAGMPLGVEVMARAALEYLG
- a CDS encoding YbaK/EbsC family protein gives rise to the protein MPEELSASARRFQDILQQQGFAHQVVELPASTRTAKEAAQAVGCQPGQIVKSLVFKGGQSQTPVLALASGPNRVDERQLSELVGEPIEKADADFVRQHTGFAVGGVPPLGHRERVAAFIDETLMQYPTLWAAAGTPRAVFQLTPADLQAMTGGRVVAITETATR